The proteins below are encoded in one region of Holophagaceae bacterium:
- a CDS encoding DUF2059 domain-containing protein, whose amino-acid sequence MSVKSLCATALAAAALFSAAGLSADTKQATAKSAAAPKPAPTEKVVDKAKGEAIAKLLNTTGVVAKNVDAIKQSLAETKKANPKVDPRVFDELEKGATPNVVGNLLVHVYDHYYSLGDVKALNKFFSSKEGQAYLAKQTTVDLESGRILQLYMENLGKKLAPGQATPTKKK is encoded by the coding sequence ATGTCTGTTAAATCCCTTTGCGCCACTGCCCTTGCCGCCGCGGCTCTGTTCTCCGCGGCCGGCCTTTCCGCCGACACCAAGCAGGCCACCGCCAAATCCGCCGCCGCCCCGAAACCCGCCCCCACCGAAAAAGTCGTCGACAAGGCCAAGGGCGAGGCCATCGCGAAGTTGTTGAACACCACCGGCGTCGTGGCCAAGAACGTCGACGCCATCAAACAAAGCCTGGCGGAAACGAAAAAGGCCAACCCGAAGGTGGATCCGAGGGTGTTCGATGAATTGGAAAAAGGGGCCACGCCCAACGTGGTGGGCAACCTGCTGGTCCATGTCTACGACCACTACTATTCTCTCGGCGACGTGAAGGCCCTCAACAAGTTCTTCTCCTCCAAGGAAGGCCAGGCCTACTTGGCCAAGCAGACGACCGTGGATCTGGAGAGCGGCCGCATCCTCCAGCTCTACATGGAGAACCTGGGCAAGAAGCTGGCCCCCGGCCAGGCAACGCCAACCAAGAAGAAATAG
- a CDS encoding MOSC domain-containing protein → MQGPAADLVQIRVGKAMNLDASGSMGAEDPLGGPWRPWRSAIFKTPVACPRQLTRLGLAGDEVADTRHHGGPDQAVLAYASEHYPLWQASGLDADPGAFGENFLLAGLTDQEACIGDVFAIGKPGGAVVQISHPRQPCATLARRFQRNDVVLLVWETARGGWYLRVLQEGQVQAGDGLALLERPNPGWSVARVLNAFRHAKQHPEEALLAADLSGLTGHWSSSLREKATL, encoded by the coding sequence ATGCAGGGGCCCGCAGCGGACCTGGTCCAGATCCGGGTGGGGAAAGCGATGAATCTGGACGCCAGCGGCTCCATGGGCGCGGAGGATCCTCTCGGCGGCCCGTGGCGCCCTTGGCGTTCGGCCATTTTCAAAACGCCGGTCGCGTGTCCGCGGCAGCTCACCCGCCTGGGCCTGGCCGGCGATGAAGTTGCGGACACACGCCACCATGGCGGGCCGGACCAGGCGGTGCTGGCCTATGCGTCGGAACACTACCCGCTCTGGCAGGCCTCTGGCCTCGATGCGGATCCCGGCGCCTTCGGAGAAAATTTCCTGCTGGCGGGCCTTACGGACCAGGAGGCCTGCATCGGGGATGTGTTCGCCATCGGGAAGCCTGGCGGAGCGGTCGTGCAAATCTCCCACCCGCGCCAACCCTGCGCCACGCTGGCACGGCGGTTCCAGCGGAATGACGTGGTGCTTCTAGTCTGGGAAACCGCGAGGGGCGGGTGGTATCTGCGCGTTCTGCAAGAGGGGCAGGTGCAGGCAGGCGATGGCTTGGCGCTGCTGGAACGCCCGAATCCCGGATGGTCCGTGGCAAGGGTGTTGAACGCCTTCCGCCACGCGAAGCAGCATCCGGAAGAGGCGCTTTTGGCCGCGGACCTTTCCGGCCTCACAGGACATTGGAGTTCAAGCCTGCGGGAGAAGGCCACGCTCTAG
- a CDS encoding 16S rRNA (uracil(1498)-N(3))-methyltransferase yields the protein MSLPRLIVSTPGPNHEGRLLVLAPDQARHLHALRMKPGAALELLLEDGPWQADLTGIARDAAQVRLISPLQEVREAPVDIHACLPITTHLATWEDWLPPLVELGATHIHPIIYARSEFDARRTLGKAERWSRLISSAVEQSHRSRIPKLFPAQPFEFLLECNIPQRWVAYEAATDTANPALGLEALAFTCGPEGGIADREIAALRGAGWQPVCLGRSILRAATAPIAMLGAIQFQLNR from the coding sequence ATGAGCTTGCCGCGGCTGATCGTCTCCACTCCGGGCCCCAATCACGAAGGCCGGCTGCTAGTCCTGGCTCCCGACCAGGCTCGGCATCTGCATGCGCTCCGGATGAAGCCCGGGGCCGCCTTGGAGCTGTTGCTGGAGGATGGCCCCTGGCAGGCGGATCTCACGGGAATAGCCCGGGATGCGGCCCAGGTCCGGCTCATATCGCCCCTGCAGGAAGTCCGGGAAGCGCCGGTCGACATCCATGCCTGCCTGCCCATCACGACCCACCTGGCCACCTGGGAGGATTGGCTGCCCCCGCTCGTGGAGCTGGGCGCGACGCACATCCACCCCATCATTTACGCCCGGAGCGAATTCGATGCCCGCCGGACGCTGGGCAAGGCGGAGCGGTGGTCCCGGCTTATTTCCTCTGCGGTGGAACAGAGCCATCGGAGCCGGATTCCCAAGTTGTTTCCCGCGCAACCCTTCGAGTTCCTGCTGGAATGCAACATTCCCCAACGCTGGGTCGCTTATGAAGCCGCCACGGACACCGCCAATCCGGCCCTGGGCCTGGAGGCCCTGGCCTTCACCTGCGGACCCGAAGGCGGGATCGCCGATCGGGAAATCGCGGCGCTGAGAGGCGCCGGTTGGCAGCCTGTCTGCCTGGGGCGCAGCATCCTCCGGGCGGCCACCGCCCCCATCGCCATGCTAGGCGCCATCCAATTCCAGTTGAACCGCTAG
- a CDS encoding SAM-dependent methyltransferase, which yields MAPAKGTALNPLKAGLDARLAAGPVPAAEVMALALYHPQHGYYRRAVGPWGFEGKDYYTALDLGPLLGQALALRLEQAWERLGRPPEFTVLEPGAGRGWLGRDILDAATGPFAASLRYIHRDDNQAARTAAAEALAPFLATGRAAFMAEAECLKPFHGAVLSNELFDALPAQPWRWDGTRWVREVLTQNGPEWHAHEEPASAAWFESQGDGLEPGDGNVWCEALPQVASALAAGLRAGLFITIDYGDRASHLLAKGADLRRFKGHAVDGRWWEGLGECDLTADVDFTRLSRILDELGLTEVAHESLSRWIRAHAPLAQWEAQWQELAAPARIKRMENLLQLTMPGMMGERFRVLEAWRPEDPRR from the coding sequence GTGGCCCCTGCAAAAGGAACGGCTTTGAATCCGCTGAAGGCTGGCCTGGACGCCCGGCTGGCGGCGGGTCCAGTTCCCGCGGCCGAGGTGATGGCCTTGGCCCTCTATCATCCGCAGCACGGGTACTACCGCCGGGCGGTCGGACCCTGGGGGTTCGAAGGCAAGGACTACTACACCGCGCTTGACCTGGGCCCCTTGCTGGGACAAGCGCTGGCGTTGCGCCTGGAGCAGGCCTGGGAACGGCTTGGCCGCCCCCCGGAATTCACGGTGCTGGAACCTGGCGCGGGCCGTGGCTGGCTGGGCAGGGACATTCTCGACGCGGCCACGGGGCCCTTCGCGGCTTCGCTGCGGTACATCCATCGCGATGACAACCAGGCGGCCCGGACAGCCGCGGCAGAGGCGTTGGCGCCTTTTCTCGCCACGGGCCGCGCGGCGTTCATGGCTGAAGCGGAATGCCTCAAACCCTTCCATGGCGCGGTCCTCAGCAACGAGTTGTTCGATGCCCTCCCCGCGCAGCCCTGGCGCTGGGACGGAACCCGCTGGGTCCGGGAAGTGCTCACGCAGAACGGGCCGGAATGGCACGCCCACGAAGAGCCCGCCAGCGCCGCCTGGTTCGAATCCCAGGGAGATGGGCTCGAGCCAGGTGATGGAAATGTGTGGTGCGAAGCGCTTCCCCAGGTGGCCTCGGCCCTTGCGGCGGGTCTGCGGGCGGGGCTGTTCATCACCATCGACTATGGCGACCGGGCCTCCCATTTGCTGGCCAAGGGCGCAGATCTCCGCCGTTTCAAGGGCCATGCGGTGGATGGCAGGTGGTGGGAGGGCCTCGGCGAGTGCGACCTCACCGCGGACGTCGATTTCACAAGGCTCTCAAGGATCCTCGATGAGCTCGGGCTGACGGAGGTCGCCCACGAATCCCTGAGCCGCTGGATCCGCGCCCACGCGCCTCTCGCGCAATGGGAGGCTCAATGGCAGGAGCTGGCGGCTCCCGCCCGGATCAAGCGCATGGAGAACCTGCTGCAGCTCACCATGCCCGGCATGATGGGGGAGCGGTTCCGCGTGCTCGAAGCCTGGCGGCCGGAGGATCCGCGGCGCTAG
- a CDS encoding TerC family protein translates to MGGFLVEILLNAAPWWAWLGFHVFVFAMLALDLGVFNRKVHAPSVKEAAVWSSVWITLALVFNLLIFKAKGPQEGLEWLTAYLLEKSLSVDNLFVFVLIFASFRVELRHQHRVLFWGVLGALLMRAGMILAGTALLHRFEWMIYVFGGFLVFTGIKMLVTEDEERDPSEHPAVRLFKRMIPFDEKGGLEHFFTFKEGRRFATPMLLVLLSVEITDVVFAVDSIPAVLAVTRDPFVVYTSNVFAILGLRSLYFLLAKMMDRFHRLKTGLAVILAFVGVKMCIAEWIKIPTMVSLLVILAVLVLSVAISLAWPAVSEEGE, encoded by the coding sequence ATGGGAGGATTCTTGGTCGAAATCTTATTAAATGCGGCACCTTGGTGGGCTTGGCTGGGATTCCATGTTTTCGTGTTCGCGATGCTCGCATTGGATCTGGGGGTGTTCAACCGGAAGGTCCATGCCCCAAGCGTGAAGGAGGCCGCGGTCTGGAGCAGCGTCTGGATCACGCTGGCCCTGGTCTTCAACCTGCTGATATTCAAGGCGAAGGGCCCCCAGGAGGGCCTGGAATGGCTCACGGCCTATCTGCTGGAGAAGTCCCTGAGCGTGGACAACCTGTTTGTCTTCGTGCTGATTTTTGCCAGTTTCCGGGTGGAATTGAGGCATCAACACCGGGTCCTCTTCTGGGGCGTGCTGGGCGCGCTGTTGATGCGCGCGGGCATGATCCTGGCGGGAACCGCGCTCCTGCACCGGTTCGAATGGATGATCTACGTCTTTGGCGGCTTCCTGGTGTTCACCGGGATCAAGATGCTGGTCACCGAGGATGAGGAGCGGGATCCTTCCGAGCACCCGGCGGTGCGGTTGTTCAAGCGGATGATTCCCTTTGATGAGAAGGGGGGCCTTGAACACTTCTTCACCTTCAAGGAGGGCCGCCGTTTCGCCACGCCCATGCTCCTGGTGCTCCTGAGCGTGGAGATCACCGACGTGGTGTTCGCCGTGGATTCCATTCCCGCCGTGCTGGCCGTCACGCGCGATCCCTTCGTCGTCTACACCTCGAACGTATTTGCCATCCTGGGCCTTAGGAGCCTGTACTTCCTGCTGGCGAAGATGATGGACCGCTTCCACCGGCTCAAGACGGGGCTTGCGGTCATCCTGGCTTTCGTGGGCGTCAAAATGTGCATCGCCGAGTGGATCAAAATCCCGACGATGGTCTCGCTCCTGGTGATCCTCGCGGTTCTGGTCCTGAGTGTGGCGATCAGCTTGGCCTGGCCCGCCGTCTCCGAAGAAGGAGAGTGA
- a CDS encoding TMEM165/GDT1 family protein, with translation MTRSLFWSTFATVFLAELGDKTQLAAMTATAKSGAMLTVFLAASAALIVATAIGVTVGEALFRVVPEHLIRYIAGGAFIAVGIWVVVKG, from the coding sequence ATGACGCGATCGCTATTCTGGTCCACCTTCGCGACGGTTTTTTTGGCGGAGCTGGGGGACAAGACCCAGCTTGCGGCCATGACCGCCACCGCCAAGAGCGGCGCGATGCTCACGGTCTTCCTGGCCGCCAGCGCCGCCCTCATCGTCGCCACGGCCATCGGCGTCACCGTGGGGGAGGCCCTGTTCCGCGTGGTTCCCGAGCACCTGATCCGCTACATCGCGGGCGGAGCCTTCATCGCCGTGGGAATCTGGGTCGTGGTGAAGGGCTGA
- a CDS encoding bifunctional riboflavin kinase/FAD synthetase — MEVWHHKLEAAPAAGPHVVTLGNFDGVHRGHRELLEHAASRAREQKLPAAVVTFDPHPTVVVAPERKPLLLMTLQQRLAEFAAAGMDLAWVVPFSRSFSELSPSAFLHEIKRALSPVELHVGRAFAFGRNRAGDFHTLEAWGRQARCTVFAHALKAPDGGRLSSTRIRQALNAGDVAQAAVLLGHPYALTGIVIEGERRGRHLGYPTANLRWEQEQLPAFGVYVVEVRSRYWESPRLGLTNIGEKPTFSGQVLSVETYLPGFDGDLYGASMELRFLHRIRGERRFGSIETLRAQIASDVAEGQAWWDNHRLG; from the coding sequence ATGGAGGTCTGGCACCACAAGCTGGAAGCTGCGCCCGCGGCGGGTCCGCATGTGGTGACGCTCGGGAATTTCGATGGCGTCCATCGGGGCCACCGCGAATTGCTGGAACATGCCGCTTCCCGGGCGAGGGAGCAGAAGCTGCCCGCCGCCGTCGTCACCTTCGACCCCCATCCCACGGTCGTGGTGGCGCCGGAACGCAAGCCTCTGCTGCTCATGACCCTCCAGCAGCGTCTCGCCGAATTCGCCGCCGCCGGCATGGACCTGGCCTGGGTGGTGCCTTTTTCCCGGTCCTTCTCCGAATTGAGCCCCAGCGCCTTCCTGCATGAGATCAAACGCGCCTTGTCCCCAGTGGAACTGCATGTGGGCCGCGCCTTCGCCTTTGGGCGGAACCGCGCGGGGGATTTCCATACGCTGGAGGCCTGGGGCAGGCAGGCCCGCTGCACGGTCTTCGCCCATGCCCTCAAAGCTCCCGATGGCGGGCGCCTGTCCAGCACGCGCATCCGCCAGGCGTTGAATGCCGGGGATGTGGCCCAGGCGGCGGTGCTGCTCGGCCATCCCTATGCCCTGACGGGAATCGTCATCGAAGGAGAGCGGCGGGGCCGCCATCTCGGGTATCCCACGGCGAACCTGCGCTGGGAACAAGAACAACTGCCGGCCTTCGGTGTCTACGTGGTCGAAGTGCGGAGCCGGTACTGGGAATCTCCCCGCCTGGGTTTGACGAACATTGGCGAGAAGCCCACTTTCTCCGGGCAGGTCCTTTCGGTGGAAACCTACCTGCCCGGGTTCGATGGGGACCTGTACGGCGCTTCCATGGAACTGCGCTTCCTGCACCGCATCCGCGGCGAGCGGCGCTTCGGCAGCATCGAAACCCTGCGGGCCCAGATCGCCTCTGATGTGGCGGAAGGCCAGGCTTGGTGGGACAATCATCGGTTGGGTTAA